The Phoenix dactylifera cultivar Barhee BC4 chromosome 12, palm_55x_up_171113_PBpolish2nd_filt_p, whole genome shotgun sequence genome includes the window GGTTGGTAGGGTCAATGGGTCTAGCACATTGCTTAACACCATCACCTTTTGTCCTCCTTGCTCTCAACACCCAAACCTTGGTCTTTGACCAAACTGGGTTTGATTGAATAATGAGCTCAGCCATCTGACTCCAACTAATTTCATACTTGAACTAAAGGTCAATCATTCAGATTTCTAGGGTGGATGAAGCAGATTTGCTTCCCCATCCTCCTCCTAGAACAGATTGGACTTCAATACTCACCTATCTAATCTATATCTGATGTTTTATAGACCTAGGCTACATGAGCTATCAGATTAGGCAGATTTCCTTGTTtatccccccttttttttataaaaaatctcTTAATGGATCGGACTCGGATAACCACCGATGTAATCCACTtttgatccattaaagaattagACTTCATGACCTAAAGGTCCTAGTACTAGCCATACAATATATATCATGGCTAGATTGCCAGAAATGTCGAGTGAAAGTGCAGTAATCTAGCACAAAACACCTTGACAATTACATCTAGGTATCTTGATAAGCAACAACTATAAGAAGATAGTGTAACTTGTTTGATGTCATTAGAACTAATATGAAACCAATACGaatcaaataataaaaagaaagagaaaataatacctCAAAAGCGGAGCATGAAATATTGCAGTAAAGACCCAAGCATTAGATCTAAGCCATCAAGTTAAGCCTATCTATCTAAATATTCAAGATTTGTAGGCAAATACAAACCTAAGATTACTTGCACTAGCAACCAAATTGCTTCCAGCAAGAATGTCAGGGGGAACATGTGCAGTCAAAAGATCACGGTCAAGAGGTTAAGCACAAGAAATGTTAAAAGTAAACAAAGTTTATAGAGTGGCTACGAAAATAAGCAGTAGGAATGGGCCATTGCAAAGCAAAAAGACTGAAATATAATAACTACATGCACAGAAAGGTCATAAAATTAAAAGTATGAGCAAGTTGCAAGAAATTATAGAAATATAGATGGGCAAAAAATATCCGCAACCTTGAAATGAATCCAAATTAGTACCCATAATCTATTATACCGACAAAACATAGGTGAAGTAACAAACATGTAGATTTAGAGGGGTATCAAGAAACTGAGGCATCTGGAGAAGGATAAGAAATGCATGGAGTCCACTTTAAGTTCGGTCAAGTCAACATAATCATTGTTTTTAGGTCAGATATATGGGACCAGGTGGACTTAACAAAGATCATGCCAATCATCCAAAACTATAAGCACAAACTCTCAAGAAGGCAGCCGGATAAAGAATGGTTCAAAAGCACTTTCCAAAATATTCATCAATCAGCAGCAAGGGGAAAGTAATAAAATCAACAACAGACATCTAGTAAGACCTCTTATTTGAGGCCTTGGTGGATATCAAACAGAAGATCTTGCCTTGTTGGACTTAGTGACATTACTTTGGCCAATAGCAGCCACGTGGGCATACCTGAAAACAGCCTGAATTTCAACATAATTTGCAAATATAACTGCCACCACATGAAATGATGAACTATTCAGATAAAATGGAAAACCACCACACAAAAAGATGGATTACTCAGATTTTTCTAAAATGACAGATGGTTTTGAGAAAACAGTTTGAGGCTTTGATACCATGCTGTACAAGTGCTGGGAAAGTGCAACAATGCAACGAGGAGATGGTGAGACAATTACCCAATATGTAACCATAACATCTCACTTCCAACATCTTTTATAATTCACGATCATACAGTACGTTTTCTCTATGCATAATACAACAATAAACAGGCCATTCTATCAATATATAAGTCAAAGAAATAATAACCTCAATCcacttttttttattgcatttgCTAGTCATACAATGCATACATAGACTCAATTACCTCATGCTAAAGGCATATTTGCCTTGACTATGGGTTTGTCATGCTAGAAGAAATTTGTATGCGGCTTCACATCAATAAAATTGAAATTCATCCACTAACAAGAAACAGTAGATATAAGCAAAGTTTTACCTTAGATAATCTACTTGGTAAGCACTTCTTTCCTACTTTGAAAAGATTGTATGATATTCTCatatctaaaaaataaatatttgaaataaaataataaatgtaattttttttatttttttaaagcaaaaCTCTTGCTTTGTGGCATAATAAGCTTAATTGTTTATTCCGAAGTTGTAAGATATTTTGCCTTCTAAAAATATAACTGCAGAAGCGATGGACCACTGCCCAACTCAGAAATTCAGGGACCatgaaaaaaatcataaattttcaattttcattgtcaaaaaaaaaagcaaggagAAGGCACAAACTGTTTTGTTGTTTCCTTTGGCTATTTGTATCTTCTCATAAATATTTATAGGAGGTGTTACTATAATTTTCGCAGTCAGAGTGCTCTCCCCTGTGTTCTGGACTAAAAGAAATAATCCCTTGGAATCTGCAGTAGAAGAGAAGAGAGCATAAGAAGGATGAAACCTTTATGAAATAAACAGAAAGGGGGCAAAATGATTCTTCATGGATCCTTATAAAAGCAAAGAAGCATATTCAACTTGCGATTGAAATGAATAACAAGACATATATCCAATGCAGATACAATCTCAACATGGAGTCTTGGAGCTGGAAGCAACAAGGTAACACGGCTTGCCATAAATTTAGAGAACTTTTCACATGAAATGTATAATTCCTCAAGCAATAAACAGCAATACTAAATCAAAAGTACACAAGATAAGATTCCATCACAAAtcccaccatatccagaatccACAGTTACTAAGAATTCTCAGCAAGCAGATATATTCAACTGAAACTACTAATAGGAAACTATATAGACAGAAAAACTAGACATGCagtaaatttttttgaaaagacaACTACATAGTATCATATTGCACAATGAGCAAGCCAAGAACAAAGAAACACCCATCTTACCATGTCCAGGAGGTTgaagacaagcaaccaattcATCGATACGGCATTTTTCAGCTGACGCATGGCATGCATTCTCCTGACTTCTATCCGTAGGGCTTCCCGACTTAGTAGGAACCTCACTTCTTTGAGAATTTTTACCATTGTTGTTATTCTCCGGTCCACTGGGTCTGGGTGGCACTAAATTGGTCGCATTACCCGACGATGGTGGAGTTTTAAGACTTGTTGTAGTGGAGTTCGCAGCAGGTGGAGGGGATTGGAGTGATTTCTTCCGCGGAGGTTTCTGGCTCCACTCAGAAACATTGTTTTTCGGTGAAGTAATCGAAGCAGGAGACGGAGACACCTGGATACATTCCCAAAGACCAAGATTTGCAGCACATGAGGCCACTCCTAAAACCCCAATGCAGGAACAGTGGTGAAGAAGCCAAGTTCTTACCTTTTCCGAGTTGAGCTTGTCGTCTCCCTTCCATCAGCCATTAGAACTCGAGATGAAGCATCGGACTCTCGCGCCACAACCCAAAACAAGACGATCACCACCAGAACTCTAATCCTCTCCATCAGAAGCTATCAAAGCCTTCTTCAATACCCAGAGATGTAGCCTTTCGAATGAGGGAGATAGCAGACAGCTCCAATCCGGAGATCGGAACAAAGACGAACCAAAAACCTCATCATTGGCAGAGATCCATGATAGGAATCCGACACTCGATCGGAGAAGacaaaaaggaaacaaaatgaGAGTAAGAAGATCTCAAACGCCTCCAACCGGCTACATCTCACCACCAGATCTAACCAACTAAAACACGCCCAACACACGGTGGATCAAGAGCGGCCATTGGGCGAGCCAAAGTGCTACACTGTCAAGCTTGCGTATCAAAAAAAATCCGAGATTCCACCAACGTGACAAGCAAAACAACATCCACGTACGAAGTATTTACGTCCCATGTCTAGGCCACACTTAAGTTAGTTATATCTAGTTGACCCACATGGTTTAGTTCTCTAATAGTAGGTAGGCTTATCCCTGgacaaacacaaaaaaaaaaaaaagtagagaaGATAAGCAAGAAAAATACCCTAACAGACTGAAAGAtaactttcttctcttcttcgatTAACTTAAGTATTGGAGAATTTCTCGATACGTTCCGACTAGATGACTTTTTTGTTCTGCATTGTTTTAGGTTGGAGTGCTGTCATCCGACGAGGATCTCGATTGCAGTGATCGAGCGTCGCTTGCCTTCTTCAATTCCAACCAAAGCAGTCGACTACCGAGCTCTTTAGCCTTATCGTGCTTTTTTCCATAGTGCTTAGGGCTAGTCAGTTTTCAGTAGCAACAAGATCAATTAAACTTGAAAGTCCTATTCATTGAGAGAGAGGAATCGCGGTTGGAGAGCTAGGATATTATTATAAACAAAAGATCTTGGATTGggagctagggttagggttttgattCTGGTTTGCCTGTTGGATTTAGCTAAGACAAAGATAGAAACTTCTTAGAAGCGAAGGAAGTAGAGTTTTGAATTTGCCAATGATTTTATGAAGAGTAGGAAGTGGGAGCGGTGGTGGTGTATGTTTTAATAGTCTAGTGGGGGTAGCCATTAACCCCTTAATCGTTGTGTAGATAAGAGCACCAtggccaaaaaaaagaaaaacttggtTGAAATCTCAAACATTAAAATGTCaccatttgttttttttaataaaaaatttgttTGCGCATGGTTAAACTTGAGACGTAGTAATTAAGAGTTGGGATTTCATCAGTTTGGTTAGGTTTCCTCCGACGTTATTATTGCATATTCTTCTGTCACGTGTTACACATGACCAGCACTATGTTATTAAATCTCATGTAAATCTTGTTCAAATCTAGCTAAAGAAGGTTGATAAGCAAAGTGATTGGCAGATTTAAAGAGCTTTACAACTGCCACAATTGAGATGAGAACTAGGTGCAACTGCATGGTGAATGATTAGCAGGTCAATTCCACCTCGCAGTGTCCCGCCCCCCCCCCGAATGATCGGTGCGGCGGTTAGGCATCCTTAGACGAAAGAGTGGTCTTTCAGGATTGGTCGTTGTGTGTCACCACCTCCCACCTCCCTTCCTCGTTATAAAGAGAAAGTCATTTGGCATACCTGCATGGATTAGATGTCCAGATAAACCCCCCGACCTGGGTCGGGCTTAGGCGAAATGAGGCTTGACTATGGACCGAGATCCGTTTCATCTATCCCctgctttcttctctctttcggtCAGAGCAAAAAGTCCGTTGGTTCCCTCGGTGGGATTAGTTCCAACAACCCCCCCTACCTAAAAGTTAACGAGAGTCCAGGGTTCCACGAATCTCACTGCACTGACCATAGTAAACTCCTTCTCGTTGTACCAAAATGGAGGTCTGATTTGAACGACCAGCCCTTTCTGAAGTTTCCCAAGCTCCGTGGTGAATGGCTCATTCGGAAGGCAGTGGTAAAGGCCTGCTGCTAGTTCAGATGGTGCAGCTAGCGCTAGAGTTAGGAAGGCAAGAAGGCAAGGAGTCGGAAACCAATGGTCgcttaattgctaaattgccggTAGAAGCTGGTTGTCCTGAGGCTCACTTGCTTCTAAAATGCCCGGTTCGCCTCTAGAGTTGGGTCGTACTCGACTCGATCATGGTCTGGTCGACCTAACCTTGATGAAGGAGTGGATAACACGACCCCAGAGAGTTTTTTGGCAGGTTGCTTAGGCTTAGATAAATTCCCTCTTCTTTCTTAGATTTGGAATTCTTTCGCTTTTACTCGTGAAAACCTAAAAAGTCCTCTATTGCGTTCTTGCTGCGAAGAAGCCATTTGTGCGGACATCTTTCCCAAGCAAAGTTCGTCTTCGTACGGATAGATACACGTCTTAGAATCTCTATAAACACTTGGCAGATTGGCGGCAAATTTAAAGAGAATACTGCCTAAATGATCTAGGGAGCTGATGATAATATAAATTACTCGTATGGATGCTTTATTAAATATTGTAGGAGCCAATGTGATGAATCTCATGCTATTGTACATGaacaggaaaaaaaattttaaaaaaaatctcttttgaGGCATATATCAGGGTAATCATGCGACTTCTTTGAAATCTTTTGATCACTTCAAAGAAGAAACTTAAAAATAAGAgatgaaaataatgataaatggaATAGTAATCTTTGGACCGCCTAACTCCCCCCTTCACACTCAAAGGCAATtactttttcctcctttttctcaATGTTTATGTGGATGGTGCATAACTTCCTTGTTAAGCTAATGGTGCAAGACTGAATACGAAAGGGATGTTCAAATTGACTCGTTCTAACTTCAAGACCTGGGTATCTCTTTTGCAAGGAGGGTATTTGATGCAGATAGAATATACCTGGAGGGTAACTCCTCTACGATGATCGATTGGATGCGGAGAGTTGATCGATACGGAGATGGTCGCCCACTGATTCGTGAGACCCGCAGACTGATTGGGAGTTTGGCTTTTTTCCAGTCAGCGCACATGTACCAGGAGACGAACAGAGCTGCGGACTGCATTGCCTCCTACGTTGCTCGGCACACTAGAGAGTTCATTTGGACTTATATTACTGAGATATCTTCTCTCTTGTATCACTTTATTGTTTCTGACTTAGCAGACTATACTCATGTGAGAGCTCCATGAATGCCGCTTCttaccacaaaaaaaagaaaagaaaagaagaagaaaaaaaagagacaacATAACTAGTTTGGTTAGACTCCCTATATCTCGGGTATGTGTGAGTCGAAGTAGACCTAACTATTTGAACTCATCGTCAACGTCTACCCCCGAATCTGGTTCGTGCCCGACGCGAGACGCAATCCAACCCATCCACCCATTTGTTACAAACCCGGTCCACCACATGAACGCTCTAAATCATGCTCTTCGATGCTTGACCTCCCAAGCACGTCAAAGCTTCAATACATACGGCATTAAACAGTGCACAAAGCATTAGATGCTCGCTTTATTTCAAGCCCAGATCCCTTCAGGAGAATGAATCTAAATACAAAGCGAACAGTGACCTCTTCATGTTCTTCCTCTGCCAtggaggaaggaagaagaggaagccttCAGGTCTGCTATGGGGATCACCACACCACGCTGTTTGACGAGTTCGAGCGTCTGACCTTTGAGATCCAACTGAACCGGACCATTCTCAGGAGGAGCTACTCCGCTCCGAGCCCGCTCTGGTTCGCCAGATCGCCCCGGCCACCGCCCCGGCAGCAAACTCAGGGCGTCGAACCGGGACGGAGGCCTTCGAGGTTGTCTCTGTGGAGGTGGTTCAGTCGGGTCTTCGGAGGTGGGAGGGGTCATACGAAGGAAGGAGCTAAACGGAGGGAGACTCGGGCTTGCCCGGCCTAGACCTTTTAGCCTTTTTAGTTTTAATGACGTAACAGTTTCTCGATTCATGAAATATGAGTCAAGACGTATATTTATGGacattatgttgttattttCATTAGCTTTTAGATATGTTGATAGCATtcaaattaatatcaaaacttgcTCTATGTATTATATGCATATGGGTgggtatatgtatgtatgtaattCAAAAGGTTAAAGGTATGTCTAGTAAAATGTTTGCATGCGCGATGTACATGGAATAAAGTtatgttttttatttatttatagtaGTTATGCAATTCAGAAGGTGAAGATTATGTCTACTAAAGATTTGCATGTGTCATGCACAAAGGCGAGAGTTGTACTTTGCTCTGGCATAACTACAGTACAATAGTTTGAACAGGGGAATGACGAATTGGATGAGAAACCACAAAAAGCAATTTTATATGTTTTCCTGAACACAAATGAGTCATGCATCAGAGATGTAGCCAAAAATCTCAGAAGAGCTTCTCAGATGGGTCTCCGTAGctcaataaattataatatttagaaaaaaattacataacatttttttaactttttgcaATTTACATttatattcaaaaaatttttaatttttgcttaattttttaaaattatttttttgttacaaTATGGTCCAATTATCCATCTCTATACATGTAACaagatatttttaaaatttcaaaattatccTTTCAGAAATGGAACAAACTATAATACATAGCTCTCGTGAATGGGAGACGACCGTATAAAAATTCTCCAAAAACCATCATTCTTGATGTTAATCCCAATCAAACGCCACCGGAGACCAATTGCCAGGCTCCGGCATCGGGGATGGCAACCGCGTAGGTGACCCAACATTCTTCCCCATGCTTTTTCTTCTCGGCCGGATCGCGATCGTCGTCAACCTGAGCGATGAGaggatcatatatatatatatatatatatatatatatatatatatatatatatatatatatatatatatatatattatttgaataAACGAATCATATCATCCCAGTGCAGACGTAGCCAGAATCATCACCACGTAAAATATCCTAAACTTCCATCAGAGTCATGGAGATGGAATTCCACATTAATTATATTATCAGAGTGGTGTGCAGCATGAAGCAACCAATCAACCACCACATCATTAGCCTCCCTCGATATGTGAGATGCTTCAAAGGCCGAAGGCGTCGAAAGTCTACTACCATATCTCGTCACCAGCGTTCACAAACAATAGTACATTCACAGCAGCACCTGTGACAAGTTTTGCCGGCTTTGAACGCAAGTTATACTCCCAAATGCTAAAACTGTGATGAGATGGTGAAGAGTATATAAAAGCTTCTGCATTAACTGCTTTAATGCAAAAGACCTATCATCGTCAACTTGTGCAGCCTCGCCTCACACCAGATATTGCAGGAAGAATCCGAGCCTCCTGGGAAAATGCGACGGCTTGCAAAGGAGAGATGAGGAGGCGCGGACGCGGTCGGTGGAACCGAGGTGGAGGGAAGCCATCCCTGccacctctctctttctctctcttcgcgCAGAGACTTAGATGGAGGATGATGAAGATTCTGTTTGGAAGAactgttagtagtagagcttttggaagtagagttgttagaagtagagctgtctgaagcagagcgtttataaaaagctatttgctgtttggtaactatatttctaaagtgctgtggcactttaacatgtgtttggtaaacaaactgagaaagtacttttgtgtgacaaaatgaccataaaggacattactagtattatacaatagaacataataaaatataatatgtattaatacataaatatataatatagtataatattaatgtaatataatataatattattataatatagtactataacattatgtattatagaataataatttaatataatattaaattatttaacataacatatcaatgtattatgatataatgtaatataatattatatttatagtataatacaataataaatatataaaatattataattattagtgtaaattaatttttcatcattctaatgaccatttatctctctaacaaatattCTAGTtaagtgataaaattggttaaataattactaatatttttatttatttatttaggctA containing:
- the LOC103708905 gene encoding uncharacterized protein LOC103708905; the protein is MQVSPSPASITSPKNNVSEWSQKPPRKKSLQSPPPAANSTTTSLKTPPSSGNATNLVPPRPSGPENNNNGKNSQRSEVPTKSGSPTDRSQENACHASAEKCRIDELVACLQPPGHDSKGLFLLVQNTGESTLTAKIIVTPPINIYEKIQIAKGNNKTISMNAMSGLEIVINAGKGNCILHTKTSFSNWNPVQQFPSYATHLTPIYGAYFLFVTMVIAGGTWACCKFRRGRRDDTGIAYQQLEMGAQTQSSSAVVDSNKADDWDEGWDEEWDEEEAVPQASEKLPTGSVSANGLTSRSPRKHGWDVDWDD